The genomic DNA GTACCTGGCCAAATGGATCCATCCGGACCTGTTTGCAGACATTAATCCTGAGCAGATTCACCAGGAATACCTGAAGAAGTTTATTGGAACAGACCTTGATTTGAATAATGCCGGGATATTTGGGTATCCCTGAATAATTTTTGAGAAATATGAATGAATTTCCTGTAATGAATGAGTCCCTGAATCGGATATATGAACAATCCCTCTCGATGATTTCAGCAAATGCTCTTGCCGCAGGAGTGAAACTCTGTGTTTTCGATAACTTAAGGGAACCCGTTACCGTAGAATCACTGGCAAAGAAACAGGGATTAAATCCCGGAGCGACACAGGTTCTCCTGGATACTCTTACATCTTGTGGACATCTTCATAAAAAAGATGGAATGTACAGGAATATGCCAGATACTGACAGTTTTTTGGTATCAAGTAGCCCCACGTATTATGGAGAGATCCTGCTTCGCGAATACCAGAGAAATTCAATAAGTCCTGATGTCATCATAGAGCGGGTCAAATCCGGACCGGTTCCCCAGTCACACACAAATGATATGTGTAACGAAGGGTTTTGGGAGAGATATGCCCGTTCCATGGCAAATTGGGAACGAGCCGGAACAGCCCAGATGCTGGCATCCGAAATATCCGGCCTCCCTGAATTTCAATCATTCAAAACCATGCTGGACCTTGGCGGGGGGCCAGGTCTGATGAGTATAGCGATTCTCAAAAACCACCCTACGATGACCGGGGTTGTATTTGATCAGCCTTCCGTTATCCCGGTTACGCGGCAGTTTATCGCAGAATATGGCATGGATAATCGTATGAGCACTCAGGGAGGAAATTATCTCGAAGAATCATTTGGATCCGGGTATGATCTTATCCTCTGCAGTTGTACGCTTAATTTTGCAAAATACTGCATGGATACTATGGTAGAGCGGATTTATGATGCCCTTAATCCGGGGGGAATTTTTGTGAGTTTGCATGATGGGATGAATGAGGAAGGAACATATCCACGAGTTCATGTCCTGAACATGATGACCAGTGCGTTATCCGGGTTCTCCTGCAGTCTTGAAAAAGGGTTTATTGCAGATGCAATGAAAAATGCGGGGTTTTCCAGTGTCACCTCTAAGCAGGTCATAATGGATGTGGGACCATTTGAATTGGATATAGCCCGGAAAGACACATAGGAGTGAATCTTACATAGTGGTTTTTTTGAGTGTGAATAGAAGATAAACTTTTTTGGATATAACTAAAGAATTTTAGATAAAGTAAAATAGAATTATCTTCAAATAAGTATTCATGAAACGGTTATTACCTAAACCATTCATTAAAGATTCACTGGAATACAAGAGTAAAAAATCAAATGGCTTTTTTATAATTACTTATTTCCTTATGATTATTGCCATCGCATCCTCTCCGGTGAGTTCTGCAGACATAGAAAAAACAGCGGGAGATTCCAGTATCACTATTATCGACGACTGGGGTAGAGAAGTGACCCTTGATAAACATGCTGAACGAATCGCATTCAGCCATACAGCAGCCGGTGAAGGAATTCTCCTGGCGGGTGGATGGGATAAAGTTGTCGGTAGAGATGGCTCTCTTACAGATTCCAGGTTTTATTCAAATCTAGACACTATTCCTGCTGTGAGCACTCCTAATCAGGCATTTTCTCTTGATTTTGAAAAAATTACGGAACTTCATCCTGATCTTTTCATCATCCAGAAACACTATGATTCAAGGGAGCAGTTTGATGAAATTGCCAATAAACTTGAACCTGATACCCCGATAGTCGGCCTGGATTTTCTTGAACCTGAAAATGCTGACAGTATCAAAAAACTGAGCATTTTAATCGGAACAGAGCAAGTCGCTGATGATTATGTTAATTTTCATGATGAGATCATTAAAAACCTGAAAGAAAAAACAGATACATTATCACCAGACGAAAAGCCAAATGTTTTTTTAAAAGGTGGAACTACTGATAAAATTAGCACATTTGGAAGAGATGCTTCATTCTGGAATAGAATGTGTTCTCTTGCAGGTGGAAAAAATATCGCTGACGGTCTTCCCGGTGATAATCAAGAGGTAGATCTTGAGTGGCTTACCCAGCAGGACATTGACACTATTGTTGGCTCATGCAGTTATAGAAATTACCCGGAATCTTTTGGTTATCTGGCAACCGAACCATTCCATGCATCTGAAAAAGCTGACGAGATAATCATTGATATTAAGAATAACGAGATTTTTTCACATTCAGATGCAGTTTTAGATGATAATGTCTTCTTACTGGAAGGAACGATGATAAGCAATCCAAAAGCATTCATTGGATCTGCTTATCTGGCAAAATGGCTCCATCCAGACCTCTTCAGCGATCTCGATCCAGAACAAATCCACCAGGAATATTTGAGCAGATTCATTGGAACTGATTATGATCTTAAGAATATTGGATTATTCGGATACCCGGCTAATTCATAAAACCTACAAAAATGGCTGCTGATTCTAACATTAACTGGAATGAGATCTGGAAAAACACATTTGAGAATCACATGATCTCCCGTGGTCAGGGGGAATATGCTCTCATGTGGGATACAAAGGAAAAAGCCGAAAAATATCTCCAGATGATGAATCAAAACCCTGAAAGGACTGAAAAGATTATCTCGCAACTTTCTTTCTCTCCCGAATTCAGGATTCTTGATATTGGGGCAGGTCCTGGCACTCTGTCAATTCCCATCTCTGGAAAAGTGCATCATGTTACCGCTGTAGAACCAGCCATCGGGATGGCAGAACTGCTAAGGGAACGAACGAAAACAGAAACGAAAGGAAATATCGATATTGTTCAGAAAAGATGGGAAGATATCGATATACAAAAGGACCTGACTCCCCCCTATGATATGGTCATTGCTTCGTATTCTCTGGTTATGCTGGACCTGAAACAGGCCATTGAAACCATGCAAAAAGTATGCTCCGGCGAGATATGGCTGTTCTGGATGGCTGGGATGAACAGCTGGGAAGACCATATGAAAAAACTCTGGCCGGTTATTCATGGGAGATCCTTTACCTCACCACCGAAAGCCGATATCCTGTTTCAGGTTCTGTACCAGATGAATATCTATCCAAATATGTCGGTCATGGAAATGGAACATGTAAAGACATATCCTACCATTGAGGAGGCAGTTCTGGAGACGAGAAAACAACTGAACTGCTCCGCAGATTATGATGATCAGATTCGGGAACTAGTACTCCCAGGCCTGATTTACCAGAATGGGACATACATCAATCAGGAACGGTACAAGAGCGTTTGTTTTTCATGGAAAAATGAAACATGAACTAATTTTTTTATCAGGATGAATTTTGAAATTTTGAGATCTCCATGACAGCAGAATCTACCCACACACAGAACCAGCCGGAATCCATATATGACATGTATGCACAGTTTATCCGAAGGAAATTACTCTTTATTCTTCTTTTGATTGGTATTATCATCATTCTTGTTGGCATTGCCGCTTCAACCGGATCAGCAAATCTGTCTTTATATGAAGTGTATGCTGCTCTTGTCGGAAGATTTTTCTCATGTGGTCCGGAGAGTTCCTGGGTTGCTGATGTATGCCTCTGGAAACTTCGGTTTCCACGGATATTCATGGCAATTTTCGCAGGTATTGCCCTCGGTGCCACCGGAGTCGTTATGCAGAGCGTTCTGAAGAACCCCCTGGCAGATCCCTACATGATGGGTATTCAGTCTGCTGCAGGATTTGGTGCATCCCTTGCGATTATATGTGGAGCAGGGATATTCGGAGGATCATATTTGATTGCCGGGAATGCCTTTTTATTCTCACTCATCTCGGTTGGAATCATTATTACACTGGCTGATATGAAAGGAGCGTCTGCTGAAACGATGCTTTTAACCGGAATCGCAGTCATGTTTCTTTTTTCTGCCATGACGACCTTTATTCAGTATTTTGCCGAGGCAGAAGCGGTAAAAAGTGCAATGTTCTGGGCTGTTGGAGATCTTGGGAAGACCAGTTGGGATGATTTTTATGTGGTCATCCCCCTTGTAGCCATCTGTTTTCTTTACCTGCTCTGGAAAACCTGGGACATGAATATCCTTGCATCTGGTGATGAAACCGCGAAAAGTCTTGGAATTCCGGTCAGAAGGGTCAGAATATCGGTGATGATTGTCTCATCTCTGCTGGTTTCAGGAGTTGTCTGTTTTATCGGGGCCATAGGATTTGTCGGTCTTGTATCGCCCCATATCTGCCGGATTATTATCGGAGGGAATAACCAGTACCTGCTTCCTGCAGCCGGACTTATGGGAGCAATTCTTCTTATTGTATCTGATACGATTGCCCGGACCGTGATGAGTCCTGCAATTATTCCAGTGGGTGTGGTTACGGCATTTCTTGGTGTTCCCTTCTTTATCTACCTGATCATGTTCAGAAAGGGGGAATTCTGGTGACTCTTTCATTTCATGGGATATCCCTATCCTATGGGACAAATCAGGTTCTTCATGACCTCTCATTTGAATTTCAGGATGCCGAGATTGTTGCCATTGTCGGACCGAATGGTTCAGGGAAAAGTTCCCTTGTCCGGTGCCTGAATAAACTGGTAACTCCCCAGTCGGGAGAGGTTATTGTCGGGGGAGAAAAGGTGTATGGGATGCATGCTCGGGAAGTTGCGAAAATTTTCGGATATGTTCCACAGAATTTTCAGGATACCTTCCCGGCAACGGTTATCGATACCATCCTGATGGGAAGAAAACCCTATGCAACCTGGAGATCCGGCAAAAGTGATATCCTGAAAGTAACCGAAGTGATGAAACTGCTACACCTTGAACAGTTTGCACTCCGGTATCATTCAGAACTCTCCGGCGGACAGAGGCAGAAAGTGATGATTGCCCGGGCATTTGCACAGGAGAGTAAAGTTCTGCTCTTCGATGAACCGACGTCACAACTGGACATAAAACATCAGCTTGAGATAATGGATCTGGTCAAAGAGACCGTCCGGATGAAAAAGATTCTTGCGATTCTTGTGGTCCATGACCTGAACCTTGCATCCCGGTATGCTGATCGAATAATTATGCTAAAGGACGGGAGAATTCATGCAGTTGGGGATCCAAAGAACGTGCTAACCGAAGATAATATCCGGGCTGTCTATGATGTTGATAGTCTGATCATGCATGACGGGGAGGTGCCATGTGTTGTTCCGAAAAAAAGGTTACATGCGGGATAGTTCTTCAAGTTTGCTTGAACAGACTCTTGTTTCAAGCCCGAATAAGATGATTTTTCTGTTCCTTTTTCCTTTCAGTTTTCCAGCTGACAATACTCATCGTAATTAAGGGGTTCCAGATATAAAACCCATCAAGGGATATGAGGTTTTGGAAAACCCATTGTTTAATGAATTCATGTTTTCCAGGATAGGAATGACCGCATCTTTGCTCTATCTCAATAACCGCTTTATCAATTGATTCAAACTTTTCATAAAATGGTTGACGGATATGAATAATATCAGGGTAAATTCCGATTTCATTTAAGACCAAAACAAGAAGGTTCGTTTTTGGACTTTCATGGTAATGCATACCACAGGCACCGGTACAAATGCTTTTCATCATCTGATCCCAGGAATTTACACCAGAAAACCAGATCAAGTAAATTGTTCCTGCTGATACTGCCATCATTTTTTTAAGACTGCTCCGAATATCAGGCATTCCCAAAGAAAAACAAGCAATAATATGATCATATGATCCCAATTGTTCAGGTAACACATCCTCCCACCGGGAATGGATGATTTTAATATTTGAAAATCCCTGATCTGCAATGTTATCAGAAAGAACTGATACTATTCCGACAGCAGGTTCAACAACCGTAACATGAGCACCTTTTTGTGCTAAAGGGAGGGCAATAGTTCCTGGACCGCCACCAATGTCAAGAACCGCCTCTCCTTCTCTGATAGGGATTCTGGATAATATCGGAGTATAAAATGATTTTTGTTCCTGAGTTTTTTTCCAAAATATGAATGCTTGTTCCTTAGATGACCAAAAATCTGATAGATTTCTATTTGCCTGGCATTGCCAATTCAGGTTGAATTCTGATTTCCAGACCCCAGACCAGTTAATTTTACTTAAATCCATCGCTGTCATAATTTTAGGATGTTCCTTATTGTGAAGCCAGGATGCTTTTACGAATTATTTGTATTAGATCAATATATATTGTATTGGGGAGAACCAACTAGAGTTAGACTATTCATACGAGGATACGTCTTACTCCTGGAGATTATATGAAACAATTATGGCGAGTAACGCTTTGGTGTATCCTGATAGCATGTATCTGCCTTTGTTCAGCAGAGGGATCCGTAACGGTAACTGATGATCTTGGGCGTGAGGTCACATTGGAAAAACCAGCAGAAAAAATAGCTTTCGAGCATTATGCACCCGCTGAAGCAATCAAGATCGTAGGTGCCTGGGATAAACTAGTAGCCCGTGACGGGTATACTACTGATCCAGAATTTTTCCCAGACCTGGATAAAATTCCAGCAATCAGCCCAGTAAAACCAACCGGGAAGTTGGATCTTGATTATGAAAAAATCTATGAATTAAAACCGGATCTTATGATTATCCAGAAACAGGACTGGAATAATTATCAATACAATGACCTTTTTAAAAAGTTAGAACCAGAGATACCTGTAGTGATTTTGGATTTCATAGATCCACTCACCCAGGCAGAAAGCATTGAAAAACTCGGAAAACTAACAGGCACAGAAACTAGTGCTCAAGCATATGCAAGTTTTGTCAGGGGTATAACCTCCGATATTAATGCTAAAACATCAATCCTTTCTGATGAGGAAAAACCGGATGTCTTTTTTAAAGGTCCTGCTTACAAGCCAGAGCAGATATTTACCTACGGAAATGGCATGAAATTATGGGCAAACATGCTGAATCTCGCAGGTGGAAGGAATGCCGTGGATAATCAAAGTGCTGCATGGTTTGAAGTGGATTCAGAATGGCTCATTAAAAAACCTATTGATATCATGGTAGTGCATAATCGTGAAGCCATGTATCCAGATGTGTTCGGATATAATGCGAAGGATCAGGATGCAGCCAAAGAAAAGGCCAATTCTCTTATTACAAACCTAACTTCAAACCCGGTTTTCTCCGGTAATGACGCGGTTAAAAACCAAAAGATATACCTGATTGCTGATCCACTGACCGGAACACCCAGATCAATTATCGGCGTTGCATACCTGGCAAAGTGGTTCCACCCGGATCTCTTCAATGATTTAAATCCGGAAGAGATACACCAGAAATATCTGGATTTCATCGGTGCCAATTATGATTTGAAAAATACAGGTTTATTTGGATATCCAGGTGAATCATCATAAAACAGATAATCAACTCACTTTTTTTCATGTAGCAGTTCCTCGAATCAAATCCCCATAATCCGGAGTAGTTACAGTACCTGTACCATAAGAAAAAATGGTGGATTCGCCTGTGAATGAAGCAATGAACCTAGCAATATCTAGTTTCATACAGATTTCTATCGTTCCTGATTTGATGCATGAAATTGACACTCGTAAATTCAGGATAACAATCCTTATGTAAAACTATCTCATGAACATTACAAGGATAATATTTGAGATCCATTGATACGAGAGAAATAATGAGGCAGGAGATGACCATCAGACCAGACATATTTTCAGAAATAAAGCAGTATATCGACATCTTCCACATCGAACCGGTTCGCAAGGGGTACTCTGAAGATATGAAATATCTCCTCACGGCAAAATCCGGAGAAAGATTCCTGCTTCGGATAACAGAATCTGACAATACTCAAATCCTCGCCGGAAGGAAGGAGATGTATTCATTGATGGATACACTCGCCAAATATTCATCACTGGTTCCCCGGTCACGGGCATGTTGGATCTCTCATAACGCTTATTCCTGCATCATGATCCATGAGTATATTGAAGGTGATGATGGAGAAGAATCATTGCACCGGTATAGTCAGGAAACCCAGTATGAAATAGGATATCGTGCCGGAATAGAACTGAAAAAACTCCACCAGCTTGCTGCTCCAGCCACTCTTTCCTCATGGTATACCAGAAAAAAACAAAAGCACGAACGATACTGCGATGCATGTAACCGGGAGCATCTGGCACCGGAAGAACTAGATTTAGAACCGATTCATAGATATATTGCTGATAACATCCATCTGATGAAGAATGTCAGCCAGACATTTCAGCATGATGATTACCATCCTGCAAACCTGATCATCAATAATGGACAACTGACGGGTATTATCGATTTTAACCGGTATGATTGGGGAGATCCCATACACGATTTTTACAAACTGGCATTTTTTTCCCGTGAAATCAGCATCCCTTTCTCACGGGGTCAGATTGATGGTTATTTTATGGGAAATGTCCCTTCTGATTTCTGGAAAAGATATGCCCTGTATAATGCAATGAGCATTGTCCCTTCAATTGTCTGGTTCTCGCGAATGGCATCCCGAAAAGAATTCAGGGATGAACTAAAAAGAGCAATTACTCTTATACGAACCCTGATAGATGACCATAAAGGGTTTACTTCAGCGATTCCGCAGTGGTACCAGTAGGATACCACTCCTGAAAAATGATGGAAAGTCATCCTCTCCGTTACTGGTGAGGTGATCCCGGACTTGAAAATGCCAGGAGCCTGACTCCGGTAACCTGCTGAAATGTCGCACCCTGTCCGATGGCATTGAGCACAGCATTCTCGTCAATAATTTTGGATCCGGCAATGATGTTTGCTCCATGATCAAAGAGAACCGGAGATATGGGCGTACTTGGACCAAGAATGACCACAAGTGCTTCCGGTTTACATAGCCCAAGCAGATCATCAAGAGTGTGATTGATCAGAGAACTTCCGGTAATTGCCACAACATCTGCCTGGGGAATTAAATCAGAAGCTGCATGGGCCGGATGATCTCCTTCTAACGGGTTTTGTTCTATCACCCAGAGATTCTTTACTGCCTTTTTTACCTTTGGAATGAATGGGAAATGACCAACGATTGCCACATTTTTTCCTGCACCCCGCTCCATCAGAACTTCAGACGCATTCATCTCCACGGCATCATTTTCATTATACTCCATCAGTGAATTAATCGCAGCTATTCCAATTCCTGCTTCTATGGTATTTTCAGATAGGGCATACTGTGCCAGTTCCTGAGCACTCTTCTGGTGAAGAGTCCCTACATTCCGGACATGAGTGGTGTGATCATGGGGTTTATCCGGAGCAAAGGTTGTCGCGAGACCGCAATGACTGCTGCACACAGCGGTCCAATGAACACCAACCATCACCGAACGGACAGTAACATCTTTTTTTGGCAGATTAGACAGTAATTCTTCAATAATGTGAGTACTCATAATAACCTCAATATGAATAATAAGAAACCCGAAATATCGAACATTGAAAGTTGAAGCCCGAATTTTCTGATTTCAGGAATAATAAGATCTGATGTGCAGACATAAAGCAATTACTCAAAACCAGGTAATAATTAATATATATTACACCGCGTTGAAATTTCTCACTCCCCTTTAGTACAATTATTTTAGTCATTTCGGGTTTTTTCGGTGTGTCAAAACTGTTTTGGAAAGATTTATTATGACCGAATAGAAATACATAGTTTTAGTTAGAATTAAACCGTTAAAATAAAACCATAAGAAATCCTGGATTCAAGGAATCCGAAACGAAAACTTGTGTATTTCATGGTTTTCTGACTTATGACTGGCCGATAAAACAAAATGGATTGAACATATGATGGAAAAGAGAACATCACCAAGAAATGAAGATCTTCTGGAAGAAATTTATAAGATCTCACTGGAGAAGGGGTATGCCAAATCCCGCGACATTGCAGGTGCACTCATTATCTCCCCGGCAACCGTGACTGAACGGTTTAAAAAATTAGAGGAAGCAGGCTATGTAAATTATGAAAGGTACGGCGGAGTGACCCTGACACCCGAAGGAATACGTATTGCCGAACGGACGATTCAGTCCCACTATGCAATCCGAAGACTTCTTGAACTGGCCGGAGTTGAAACAACAATCGCCAACCGGGATGCATGCATCATGGAGCATGGCCTTTCACCTGATTCGTATAAAAAACTGGTCCCATTTATTAAATTCATTGAGGAAAGATGCAAAGGTATGGAGATGAAAAAGCAATTATCCTGATCTTTTTCTTAGTACAATAATCCCCACCCTTCAGTATCTGCTCGCTGTCTGGTATTCTAACATTCTGACAGAACTCAAAAACTCTTTGATTCAGATTTCGGGAAACTCCGGTTTTTCGAAAAAAGTTGGGCCATCATCTAAATATGCCATCGTTGCGTAATTGTAATAGTTTAAAATAAACCGTTGAGAAGTAAGTATGAACACATTAACATCCCAAATGAAATCAGATCCGGACCATTCGGATCTCGCTGATGAAAAGATAAACCCAGAAACATACAGTATCGGTATTGATATCGGATACTCATCGATCAAAATCGGCCTGGTGAACAGTTCTTTGCAACCAGTATATGCAGATTACATCCTTCATAAAGGAAAAATCAAAGAAACCCTGCAGAAAATACTTGCAACGCTTGCAGGGCAGTATGATCCAACATCAATAACACATGGGGCGGTAACCGGAAGTGAATCAAAATGGATATCCAAAGATCAGACCATTCATCACGTCAATGATGTATCGGCACTCCTTGAAGGGAGCCTGTGCCTGGATGATTCGGTTCATTCAATCATTGATATCGGGGGACAGACCGCCAGGTATATTACCGGATTTACGAGCAGGGAAAAATCATGCATCGAAATTTCTATGAACTCCAATTGTGCTGCAGGGACGGGTTCATTTCTTGAAGAACAGGTGTCACGGCTGAATCTGTCTATTGAGGATTATGCAGCCTATGCGGCTAAAAGTTCAAGCATTCCACGAATTGCCGGGAGATGCAGTGTATTTGCCAAAACCGACATCATCCATCATCAGCAGGAAGGTGTTCCAGTTGAGGATATTCTCCAGGGTCTTGCATATGCTCTTATCAGGAATTACCGGGGAGCAGTAATCAAAAAACTGCCCATTACAAGACCAGTATTCTTCGCTGGCGGAGTAGCACACAATGACGCTATTGTCAATGCCATATCAGACATC from Methanospirillum hungatei JF-1 includes the following:
- a CDS encoding class I SAM-dependent methyltransferase, with the protein product MAADSNINWNEIWKNTFENHMISRGQGEYALMWDTKEKAEKYLQMMNQNPERTEKIISQLSFSPEFRILDIGAGPGTLSIPISGKVHHVTAVEPAIGMAELLRERTKTETKGNIDIVQKRWEDIDIQKDLTPPYDMVIASYSLVMLDLKQAIETMQKVCSGEIWLFWMAGMNSWEDHMKKLWPVIHGRSFTSPPKADILFQVLYQMNIYPNMSVMEMEHVKTYPTIEEAVLETRKQLNCSADYDDQIRELVLPGLIYQNGTYINQERYKSVCFSWKNET
- a CDS encoding ABC transporter substrate-binding protein, encoding MIIAIASSPVSSADIEKTAGDSSITIIDDWGREVTLDKHAERIAFSHTAAGEGILLAGGWDKVVGRDGSLTDSRFYSNLDTIPAVSTPNQAFSLDFEKITELHPDLFIIQKHYDSREQFDEIANKLEPDTPIVGLDFLEPENADSIKKLSILIGTEQVADDYVNFHDEIIKNLKEKTDTLSPDEKPNVFLKGGTTDKISTFGRDASFWNRMCSLAGGKNIADGLPGDNQEVDLEWLTQQDIDTIVGSCSYRNYPESFGYLATEPFHASEKADEIIIDIKNNEIFSHSDAVLDDNVFLLEGTMISNPKAFIGSAYLAKWLHPDLFSDLDPEQIHQEYLSRFIGTDYDLKNIGLFGYPANS
- a CDS encoding DUF364 domain-containing protein — translated: MSTHIIEELLSNLPKKDVTVRSVMVGVHWTAVCSSHCGLATTFAPDKPHDHTTHVRNVGTLHQKSAQELAQYALSENTIEAGIGIAAINSLMEYNENDAVEMNASEVLMERGAGKNVAIVGHFPFIPKVKKAVKNLWVIEQNPLEGDHPAHAASDLIPQADVVAITGSSLINHTLDDLLGLCKPEALVVILGPSTPISPVLFDHGANIIAGSKIIDENAVLNAIGQGATFQQVTGVRLLAFSSPGSPHQ
- a CDS encoding aminoglycoside phosphotransferase family protein; this encodes MTIRPDIFSEIKQYIDIFHIEPVRKGYSEDMKYLLTAKSGERFLLRITESDNTQILAGRKEMYSLMDTLAKYSSLVPRSRACWISHNAYSCIMIHEYIEGDDGEESLHRYSQETQYEIGYRAGIELKKLHQLAAPATLSSWYTRKKQKHERYCDACNREHLAPEELDLEPIHRYIADNIHLMKNVSQTFQHDDYHPANLIINNGQLTGIIDFNRYDWGDPIHDFYKLAFFSREISIPFSRGQIDGYFMGNVPSDFWKRYALYNAMSIVPSIVWFSRMASRKEFRDELKRAITLIRTLIDDHKGFTSAIPQWYQ
- a CDS encoding metal-dependent transcriptional regulator: MMEKRTSPRNEDLLEEIYKISLEKGYAKSRDIAGALIISPATVTERFKKLEEAGYVNYERYGGVTLTPEGIRIAERTIQSHYAIRRLLELAGVETTIANRDACIMEHGLSPDSYKKLVPFIKFIEERCKGMEMKKQLS
- a CDS encoding methyltransferase, whose amino-acid sequence is MNEFPVMNESLNRIYEQSLSMISANALAAGVKLCVFDNLREPVTVESLAKKQGLNPGATQVLLDTLTSCGHLHKKDGMYRNMPDTDSFLVSSSPTYYGEILLREYQRNSISPDVIIERVKSGPVPQSHTNDMCNEGFWERYARSMANWERAGTAQMLASEISGLPEFQSFKTMLDLGGGPGLMSIAILKNHPTMTGVVFDQPSVIPVTRQFIAEYGMDNRMSTQGGNYLEESFGSGYDLILCSCTLNFAKYCMDTMVERIYDALNPGGIFVSLHDGMNEEGTYPRVHVLNMMTSALSGFSCSLEKGFIADAMKNAGFSSVTSKQVIMDVGPFELDIARKDT
- a CDS encoding class I SAM-dependent methyltransferase, producing MTAMDLSKINWSGVWKSEFNLNWQCQANRNLSDFWSSKEQAFIFWKKTQEQKSFYTPILSRIPIREGEAVLDIGGGPGTIALPLAQKGAHVTVVEPAVGIVSVLSDNIADQGFSNIKIIHSRWEDVLPEQLGSYDHIIACFSLGMPDIRSSLKKMMAVSAGTIYLIWFSGVNSWDQMMKSICTGACGMHYHESPKTNLLVLVLNEIGIYPDIIHIRQPFYEKFESIDKAVIEIEQRCGHSYPGKHEFIKQWVFQNLISLDGFYIWNPLITMSIVSWKTERKKEQKNHLIRA
- a CDS encoding ABC transporter ATP-binding protein; this translates as MTLSFHGISLSYGTNQVLHDLSFEFQDAEIVAIVGPNGSGKSSLVRCLNKLVTPQSGEVIVGGEKVYGMHAREVAKIFGYVPQNFQDTFPATVIDTILMGRKPYATWRSGKSDILKVTEVMKLLHLEQFALRYHSELSGGQRQKVMIARAFAQESKVLLFDEPTSQLDIKHQLEIMDLVKETVRMKKILAILVVHDLNLASRYADRIIMLKDGRIHAVGDPKNVLTEDNIRAVYDVDSLIMHDGEVPCVVPKKRLHAG
- a CDS encoding FecCD family ABC transporter permease codes for the protein MTAESTHTQNQPESIYDMYAQFIRRKLLFILLLIGIIIILVGIAASTGSANLSLYEVYAALVGRFFSCGPESSWVADVCLWKLRFPRIFMAIFAGIALGATGVVMQSVLKNPLADPYMMGIQSAAGFGASLAIICGAGIFGGSYLIAGNAFLFSLISVGIIITLADMKGASAETMLLTGIAVMFLFSAMTTFIQYFAEAEAVKSAMFWAVGDLGKTSWDDFYVVIPLVAICFLYLLWKTWDMNILASGDETAKSLGIPVRRVRISVMIVSSLLVSGVVCFIGAIGFVGLVSPHICRIIIGGNNQYLLPAAGLMGAILLIVSDTIARTVMSPAIIPVGVVTAFLGVPFFIYLIMFRKGEFW
- a CDS encoding ABC transporter substrate-binding protein, which produces MKQLWRVTLWCILIACICLCSAEGSVTVTDDLGREVTLEKPAEKIAFEHYAPAEAIKIVGAWDKLVARDGYTTDPEFFPDLDKIPAISPVKPTGKLDLDYEKIYELKPDLMIIQKQDWNNYQYNDLFKKLEPEIPVVILDFIDPLTQAESIEKLGKLTGTETSAQAYASFVRGITSDINAKTSILSDEEKPDVFFKGPAYKPEQIFTYGNGMKLWANMLNLAGGRNAVDNQSAAWFEVDSEWLIKKPIDIMVVHNREAMYPDVFGYNAKDQDAAKEKANSLITNLTSNPVFSGNDAVKNQKIYLIADPLTGTPRSIIGVAYLAKWFHPDLFNDLNPEEIHQKYLDFIGANYDLKNTGLFGYPGESS